In Brevibacillus brevis, a genomic segment contains:
- a CDS encoding bifunctional 4-hydroxy-2-oxoglutarate aldolase/2-dehydro-3-deoxy-phosphogluconate aldolase yields MQEKAFILEKLRESGVIAVVRRIPREQVEEVADSLVRGGITALEITVDSEDAFATIKRLSRRLQGRAVVGAGTVIDGEAAAAAIKSGADFLFSPSLHLDVIRAAARHGKISVPGVMTPTEMINAIEWGADLVKLFPAASLGLAYLQAVKAPFPHIPVIPTGGIDEGNAASFIRAGATALGIGGTLLDRKTIAAGDYAQVEKAAKTYVEIVRQARLECGDSGGKR; encoded by the coding sequence TTGCAGGAAAAAGCGTTTATCCTGGAAAAATTGCGGGAAAGCGGCGTGATCGCGGTCGTCCGCCGCATTCCCCGGGAGCAAGTGGAAGAGGTGGCGGACAGCCTGGTGAGAGGGGGCATCACCGCCCTGGAAATCACGGTGGACTCGGAGGACGCGTTTGCCACGATCAAAAGGCTCAGCAGGAGATTGCAAGGGCGGGCCGTCGTCGGGGCGGGCACAGTAATCGACGGGGAGGCGGCTGCGGCGGCGATCAAAAGCGGTGCGGATTTTTTGTTCAGCCCGAGTCTCCACCTCGACGTCATCCGTGCGGCGGCGCGTCACGGGAAGATCAGCGTGCCGGGCGTCATGACTCCGACAGAGATGATCAACGCCATCGAGTGGGGAGCGGATCTGGTGAAGCTGTTTCCCGCCGCCAGCCTTGGACTGGCCTATCTTCAGGCGGTCAAAGCTCCGTTTCCGCACATTCCGGTCATCCCGACCGGCGGGATCGACGAAGGCAATGCCGCTTCGTTCATACGGGCGGGGGCGACTGCGCTGGGGATTGGCGGGACGCTGCTCGATCGGAAGACGATCGCGGCAGGCGACTATGCCCAAGTGGAAAAGGCGGCCAAAACGTACGTGGAAATCGTCCGCCAAGCGCGGCTGGAATGCGGGGACAGCGGCGGCAAAAGATGA
- a CDS encoding U32 family peptidase encodes MKQTREMIEKLGFPPGDCHDLPSSAKRFPDGAQYRVEIPSVEGPASFEAVVEACNDYGVTIHRISQGSGIMLLTDEELEQMAAIGRRENLEVSLFVGPRGTWDITPMSWASAGKIAGLRSQGMDQLVYAIEDVKRACRMGIRSILVADEGLLWLVNEFKKNGELPSDLLVKVSVQMAQANPVSIRLIEKIGAGTYNVPTDLTLARLAAIRHAVDIPIDIYVEAPDDIGGFIRHYEIPEIIRVAAPVYIKFGLRNSPNIYPSGKHLEPTSISLCRERVRRARIGLDMIRRYAPELAVSQKGAAGLAVPTSPVREERVWTS; translated from the coding sequence ATGAAGCAAACGAGAGAGATGATCGAGAAGCTGGGCTTTCCGCCCGGTGACTGCCATGATCTCCCCAGTTCGGCCAAGCGCTTTCCGGACGGCGCCCAGTATCGCGTGGAAATCCCCAGCGTGGAAGGACCTGCGTCGTTTGAAGCGGTCGTGGAGGCGTGCAACGACTACGGGGTGACCATCCACCGCATTTCCCAGGGAAGCGGGATCATGCTCCTGACCGACGAAGAGCTGGAGCAGATGGCGGCGATCGGCCGACGGGAAAACCTCGAGGTAAGCCTGTTCGTCGGACCGCGGGGGACGTGGGACATCACTCCGATGTCTTGGGCCAGCGCGGGCAAGATCGCCGGGCTGCGCTCGCAGGGCATGGATCAGCTCGTCTACGCCATCGAGGACGTCAAGCGAGCCTGCCGGATGGGCATCCGCAGCATCCTGGTGGCGGACGAGGGACTGCTTTGGCTGGTGAACGAATTCAAGAAAAACGGCGAGCTGCCCTCCGATTTGCTCGTCAAGGTGTCGGTGCAGATGGCGCAGGCGAATCCGGTGTCGATCCGCCTGATAGAGAAAATCGGGGCGGGCACGTACAACGTGCCGACAGACCTCACGCTGGCCAGGCTGGCGGCGATCCGTCACGCCGTGGACATCCCGATCGACATCTACGTGGAGGCGCCGGATGACATCGGCGGCTTCATCCGCCACTATGAAATTCCGGAAATCATCCGGGTGGCCGCGCCAGTGTACATCAAGTTCGGTCTGCGCAATTCGCCGAATATCTATCCGTCCGGAAAGCATCTCGAGCCGACATCGATCAGCCTGTGCCGGGAGCGGGTACGCCGCGCCCGCATCGGACTCGACATGATCCGCCGCTACGCGCCCGAGCTGGCGGTGTCGCAAAAAGGCGCGGCTGGCCTGGCCGTCCCGACTTCGCCGGTCAGAGAGGAACGCGTATGGACGTCGTGA
- a CDS encoding fumarylacetoacetate hydrolase family protein, whose protein sequence is MRIIRFLQEGSEPVLAALTDQSEVYLLGQTDFMELVREAEVRQRTTLELVQETIAASEPLAVKAEELELLVPLEAAEVWACGVTYERSRDARNYEATGGRLDTTTFYDKVYDAERPEIFFKSTAARTVAPDRDLYLRSDSNWQIPEPELGLVLSRDGRVVGYTIGNDMSCRDIEGENPLYLPQAKMWKGSCSIGPAIRLAETVEDPYAFQIVCRIFRDGEKVVEGSASTGQLKRRFDELVAYLLRDNTIFDGTVLLTGTCIVPPDDFTLADGDRIEIEIGGIGVLANPVRSQAKGSLLV, encoded by the coding sequence ATGCGTATCATTCGCTTTTTACAAGAAGGTTCAGAGCCGGTGCTTGCAGCGTTGACGGATCAATCCGAGGTGTATCTGCTCGGGCAAACGGACTTCATGGAGCTGGTAAGGGAGGCGGAAGTACGGCAGCGGACGACGCTAGAGCTGGTGCAAGAGACGATTGCCGCAAGCGAGCCCCTTGCTGTCAAAGCGGAGGAGCTGGAGCTGCTGGTTCCGCTGGAAGCAGCGGAAGTGTGGGCGTGCGGCGTGACGTACGAGCGCAGCCGGGATGCGCGCAACTACGAAGCGACGGGAGGGCGGCTGGACACGACGACCTTTTACGATAAAGTGTACGATGCCGAGCGCCCGGAAATTTTCTTCAAATCCACGGCAGCCCGGACGGTTGCTCCAGACCGCGACCTGTATTTGCGAAGCGATTCCAACTGGCAAATTCCTGAGCCGGAGCTGGGCTTGGTGCTTTCCCGTGACGGGCGAGTCGTCGGGTACACGATCGGCAACGACATGAGCTGCCGCGATATCGAGGGCGAAAATCCGCTCTACTTGCCGCAAGCGAAAATGTGGAAGGGCTCCTGCTCGATCGGGCCGGCCATTCGCCTGGCGGAAACGGTGGAGGATCCGTATGCGTTTCAGATCGTGTGCCGCATTTTCCGAGACGGGGAAAAGGTAGTGGAGGGAAGCGCCAGCACCGGGCAGCTCAAGCGGAGGTTTGACGAGCTGGTCGCGTACCTCTTGCGGGACAACACTATTTTTGACGGAACGGTGCTTCTCACCGGGACCTGCATCGTTCCGCCGGATGATTTTACGCTCGCAGATGGAGATCGGATCGAGATTGAGATTGGCGGCATCGGCGTGCTGGCGAACCCGGTGAGAAGCCAGGCGAAAGGTAGCCTCCTGGTATGA
- a CDS encoding IclR family transcriptional regulator, which produces MPIIQAVERALKILDLFDEQDLELKITDISERMQLHKSTVHSLLKTLQVHGYIDQNPENGKYRLGMKLFERGNFVIHGLDVRKVAKRYLVDLSMKTGQTTHLVILDDKEGVYIDKVEGPQATILYSRIGRRIPVHSSGVGKALVAWKSEKELAHILKDYHYVAQTARTITNEPDFRAELKKVREQGYAVDNQENEPGVRCIAVPIRNHQGQAIAAVSISTLVTRVDDQELEQFLALLKKAAEEMSEEMGYGFGARSV; this is translated from the coding sequence ATGCCGATTATTCAAGCTGTGGAACGCGCGCTGAAAATTCTCGATCTCTTTGACGAGCAGGATTTGGAGCTGAAGATCACAGATATCAGCGAGCGTATGCAGTTGCACAAAAGCACGGTTCATTCCTTGCTCAAGACGCTCCAGGTGCACGGCTACATCGACCAAAACCCGGAGAACGGCAAGTACCGGCTCGGAATGAAGCTATTCGAACGAGGAAACTTTGTCATCCATGGTTTGGATGTACGCAAAGTAGCCAAAAGGTATCTGGTCGACCTGTCGATGAAGACCGGACAGACGACGCACCTCGTCATCTTGGACGACAAAGAAGGCGTCTACATCGACAAGGTGGAGGGCCCGCAGGCTACCATCCTGTACTCGCGCATCGGGAGGAGAATCCCGGTCCATTCCAGCGGGGTAGGCAAGGCGCTGGTCGCCTGGAAGAGCGAAAAAGAGCTGGCGCATATTTTGAAAGATTATCACTACGTGGCACAGACGGCCAGAACGATCACAAACGAACCGGATTTTCGCGCGGAGCTGAAAAAAGTCCGCGAGCAAGGCTACGCGGTCGACAATCAGGAAAACGAACCGGGGGTCCGCTGCATTGCCGTGCCGATCCGCAATCATCAGGGGCAGGCTATCGCGGCGGTGAGCATTTCTACCCTGGTGACGCGTGTGGATGATCAGGAGCTTGAGCAATTCCTGGCGCTGCTGAAAAAAGCGGCCGAGGAGATGTCCGAGGAGATGGGCTACGGGTTTGGCGCTAGAAGCGTTTAA
- a CDS encoding glucose 1-dehydrogenase has product MKALAGKVAVVTGAASGIGEAIARRLGREGAFVAVCDLDETGGERVARELALDGGRGQFFRLDVSREEQVSQVLQTIAERYQKIDIMVNNAGVGKAGTVLEQTEAEWDAMMSVNAKGAFFGCKYAVKQMLTQEERGCIVNIASVAGMDGVLNRAGYCASKAAIVGLTKSVASDFAEHGIRVNAISPGTVDSPWIQKILAGQADPEGARRQMELRQPIGRMGTPEEIAHLVCFLASSEASFITGSNFVADGGLTAR; this is encoded by the coding sequence ATGAAGGCTCTGGCGGGAAAAGTAGCGGTCGTCACGGGAGCTGCTTCCGGCATCGGCGAGGCCATCGCCAGGCGGCTGGGCCGGGAAGGAGCATTCGTCGCGGTATGCGATCTGGATGAGACTGGCGGCGAGCGGGTCGCGCGTGAACTTGCGCTGGATGGAGGACGCGGGCAGTTTTTTCGTCTCGATGTGAGCCGCGAGGAGCAGGTCAGCCAGGTTTTGCAGACAATCGCAGAACGTTATCAGAAAATTGACATTATGGTCAACAACGCGGGAGTCGGCAAGGCGGGGACGGTGCTGGAGCAGACGGAAGCGGAGTGGGATGCGATGATGAGCGTCAATGCGAAAGGGGCGTTTTTCGGCTGCAAGTACGCGGTCAAGCAGATGCTGACGCAAGAGGAGCGCGGCTGCATCGTCAATATCGCCTCCGTCGCCGGGATGGACGGGGTGCTGAACCGAGCGGGATACTGCGCCTCCAAAGCGGCCATCGTCGGGCTGACCAAGTCGGTCGCATCGGATTTCGCCGAGCACGGGATCCGCGTGAACGCGATCTCGCCGGGTACGGTCGACTCTCCCTGGATCCAAAAGATATTGGCAGGACAGGCGGATCCGGAGGGAGCGAGAAGGCAGATGGAGCTTCGCCAGCCGATCGGACGGATGGGAACCCCCGAGGAGATCGCGCACCTCGTCTGCTTTCTGGCCAGCAGCGAAGCGTCGTTTATTACCGGGAGCAATTTCGTGGCAGATGGCGGTCTGACGGCCAGGTAG
- a CDS encoding UxaA family hydrolase — MGEAYKTVMMKPHDKVAVALEPIPAGAEVSVVCEDRSFHITLSDPIEFGHKFAVVAIRQGEDILKYGEVIGVATREIGPGEHVHIHNLEGKRGRGDRLGEAR; from the coding sequence ATGGGTGAAGCGTACAAGACAGTCATGATGAAGCCGCACGACAAAGTGGCGGTAGCGCTGGAGCCGATTCCGGCAGGTGCTGAAGTCTCCGTCGTGTGCGAAGATCGGTCCTTTCATATCACTCTCAGCGATCCGATCGAATTCGGGCACAAGTTTGCGGTCGTCGCGATCCGGCAAGGAGAAGATATCCTCAAGTACGGGGAAGTGATCGGAGTGGCGACCCGGGAGATTGGACCGGGCGAGCATGTTCACATCCACAATCTCGAAGGCAAAAGGGGAAGGGGGGATCGGCTTGGCGAAGCCAGATAG
- a CDS encoding UxaA family hydrolase: MAKPDSGKFWGYRRPDGRVGVRNHVLILPTITCATQAARQITELVQGTVSFIHQHGCAQVGVDYEQTFRTYAGMGANPNVYGVVVLGLGCETHQARSVAGEIAKTGKPVEVVSIQDHGGTLLAIAQGAKIAARMVQDASILQRELCDFSELIVGTECGGSDACSGLSANPAVGVVSDLIVDHGGTSILAETTELIGAEHLLAERAVDEKVAKRVYEVIKAMEDRAFLMGVDIRTGNPSPGNIKGGLSSLEEKSLGAANKAGSRPLQELIDYAQTPSKKGLVWMDTPGHDIEQLTGMVAGGAQVVLFTTGRGTPTGSPIAPVIKIATNSAIFAKMEDNIDVNAGTIIDGTESIQAVGRRLFEEVAQVASGKLTKAEILKQHDFGIWRIGPTF; this comes from the coding sequence TTGGCGAAGCCAGATAGCGGAAAATTCTGGGGATACCGACGTCCGGATGGGCGTGTCGGGGTGCGCAATCACGTGCTCATCCTGCCGACGATCACATGTGCGACGCAAGCGGCCAGACAGATCACGGAGCTGGTGCAAGGGACGGTCTCCTTCATTCATCAGCACGGCTGCGCGCAGGTCGGCGTCGACTACGAGCAAACGTTTCGGACATACGCAGGCATGGGGGCCAACCCGAATGTGTACGGGGTCGTCGTACTCGGCCTCGGCTGCGAGACGCATCAGGCGCGGAGCGTGGCGGGGGAAATCGCGAAGACCGGAAAGCCCGTGGAGGTCGTGTCGATCCAGGATCACGGCGGGACTTTGCTGGCCATCGCCCAGGGGGCCAAAATCGCCGCGCGGATGGTCCAGGACGCTTCGATACTGCAGCGGGAGCTTTGCGACTTCAGCGAGCTGATCGTAGGAACCGAATGCGGGGGCTCCGATGCCTGCTCGGGATTGTCGGCCAATCCGGCAGTGGGCGTCGTCAGCGATCTCATCGTCGATCACGGCGGCACGTCCATTCTGGCGGAGACGACCGAGCTGATCGGGGCGGAGCATTTGCTCGCCGAGCGGGCCGTCGATGAGAAAGTCGCCAAGCGGGTGTACGAAGTGATCAAGGCCATGGAGGATAGGGCCTTCCTGATGGGCGTAGACATCCGTACAGGCAATCCCAGCCCGGGCAACATCAAGGGCGGCCTCAGCTCTCTCGAGGAAAAGTCGTTGGGCGCGGCGAACAAGGCGGGTAGCCGTCCTCTCCAGGAGCTGATCGACTATGCCCAGACCCCGAGCAAGAAGGGGCTGGTCTGGATGGATACGCCCGGCCATGACATCGAGCAGCTGACCGGGATGGTGGCGGGCGGGGCCCAAGTCGTCCTGTTTACGACGGGGAGAGGCACGCCCACCGGCTCGCCGATCGCACCTGTCATCAAAATTGCTACCAACTCCGCCATCTTCGCCAAAATGGAGGACAACATCGACGTCAATGCAGGCACGATCATCGACGGGACCGAGTCGATCCAGGCAGTCGGCCGACGGCTTTTCGAGGAGGTTGCCCAGGTCGCTTCCGGCAAGCTGACCAAGGCCGAAATTTTGAAGCAGCACGATTTTGGCATTTGGCGGATTGGCCCGACTTTTTGA
- the dgoD gene encoding galactonate dehydratase: MKVTGFKLYRVKPRWLFLKVETDEGVSGWGEPIVEGRAGTVEACVRELAEYVIGKSPLAIEDHWQTLYRGGFYRGGPILTSALSGIEQALWDIAGKHFNLPVWQMLGGAARDKIRVYSWIGGDRPHDVAAAAKEKVAAGYTAVKMNATEELNYIDAHSKVEAVVSRIAAVREAVGQDVGIGIDFHGRVHKAMAKLLAKELEPYRPMFLEEPVLPENNEALREIARHTTAPIATGERQYTRWGFKQLLQDGYVDIIQPDLSHAGGILEVKKIAAMAEAFDVAVAPHCPLGPIALASSLQVDACTPNAIIQEQSLGIHYNEGSDLLDYLVDPSVFAYRDGYVGLPSRPGLGIEIDEEKVARAAQEGHDWRNPVWRHEDGSVAEW, from the coding sequence ATGAAAGTAACGGGCTTCAAGCTGTACCGGGTAAAGCCGCGCTGGTTGTTTCTAAAAGTAGAGACGGACGAAGGGGTCTCGGGCTGGGGGGAGCCGATCGTAGAGGGCAGAGCCGGAACAGTGGAAGCGTGCGTACGCGAGCTTGCGGAATACGTGATCGGCAAATCGCCGCTCGCCATCGAGGACCATTGGCAAACGCTCTACCGCGGCGGGTTTTACCGGGGCGGGCCGATCTTGACGAGCGCCCTGTCCGGGATCGAGCAGGCGCTGTGGGACATCGCCGGAAAGCATTTCAACCTCCCCGTCTGGCAAATGCTCGGCGGGGCGGCGAGGGATAAGATTCGCGTCTATTCGTGGATCGGCGGAGACCGCCCGCACGACGTGGCAGCCGCCGCCAAAGAAAAAGTGGCCGCAGGCTATACGGCCGTGAAGATGAACGCGACGGAAGAGCTGAACTACATCGACGCGCATTCCAAGGTAGAGGCGGTCGTCTCGCGAATCGCCGCTGTCCGCGAGGCAGTCGGCCAGGATGTCGGCATCGGCATCGACTTCCACGGACGCGTACACAAGGCCATGGCGAAACTGCTCGCCAAGGAGCTGGAGCCGTATCGCCCGATGTTTCTGGAGGAGCCCGTCTTGCCGGAAAACAACGAGGCGCTGCGGGAGATCGCCCGCCATACGACCGCTCCCATCGCGACCGGCGAGCGCCAGTACACGCGCTGGGGCTTCAAGCAGCTTTTGCAGGACGGCTACGTGGACATCATCCAGCCGGATTTGTCCCACGCCGGAGGGATTCTCGAAGTGAAAAAAATCGCTGCGATGGCCGAGGCTTTCGACGTGGCGGTAGCGCCGCACTGTCCGCTCGGTCCGATCGCACTCGCCTCCTCGCTGCAGGTCGACGCCTGCACGCCCAACGCGATCATCCAGGAGCAGAGTCTCGGCATCCACTACAACGAGGGGAGCGATCTGCTCGACTACCTCGTCGATCCGAGCGTGTTCGCGTATCGGGATGGCTATGTCGGCCTGCCTTCCCGTCCCGGTCTCGGCATCGAGATCGACGAGGAAAAGGTCGCGCGGGCGGCGCAAGAGGGCCACGACTGGCGAAACCCTGTCTGGCGCCACGAAGACGGCAGCGTGGCCGAGTGGTAA
- a CDS encoding dihydroxy-acid dehydratase, with amino-acid sequence MSIRFPQIQSRVNPYRDNVQGKANEPICVAGLLDRAKQLLGSSYEGSAPDWTLDEIYNRLEENAPRIAIIGGSPDHPAHIMDFQTSSRAAIRIWQNGGVPFYFSTPVMCDGTAQSNQGMSYSLQSRNAVAQMVVNQLESHSYHGAFVIQGCDKQPLGVVSAVAHLDRLRQYRGEAPFFATFAPAHVLQGGTIPEDLFAELEQVARKAEGAGAPDIADDLRDAMAYILQCSSNTAFQGVLERAVDRGIITKAEHKGYEQRLAVATCDGKGGVCAFNGTGNSSRHLVAGLGLVHPAVELLTAPPTQEQVNQAVDSLAALINEPAFGAANVMAANIRNAIRIHSASGGSTNLMMHMVAGMLYGGYRFSLWELDRIHHAHPVPDLFDYSLTQGRDIFALAMQCCSGNSRGMETLFYELMQNGVPMDVDAPTVTGTTWRERLADQERLSAAHVKENPIILTSPRRPFSGVDVLTGNFFESAVVKISGMTTKQLDEFDKKAAFVLYYENEDDANRSLLDSKLLEKLKESRSFAQENLLAVLRHNAPEHYEDWCDLAYDELFERMAEQGALKISVVISGQGPVAFGMPEMFTPMQHINANRNLKRLATLISDGRYSGVTYGAAIGHMTPEAAEGGGILYLQTGDLLYLDLRERQIQLLDEAQFRQGSLAFAFSPVREARAELAEQRLAAIRHRQRQVAAGNRMTGHTDAANGVVPLSVWEEAVLDYRTDAIFCKQTEQGGTGR; translated from the coding sequence ATGTCCATACGTTTTCCGCAAATTCAGAGCCGGGTCAACCCGTATCGCGACAACGTCCAGGGAAAGGCGAACGAACCGATCTGCGTAGCGGGCTTGCTCGACCGCGCGAAGCAGCTGCTCGGCTCATCGTACGAAGGATCCGCGCCGGACTGGACGCTGGATGAAATCTACAACCGGCTGGAAGAAAACGCGCCGCGTATCGCCATTATCGGAGGCTCGCCCGACCATCCGGCACATATCATGGACTTCCAGACCTCCAGCCGGGCGGCGATCCGCATCTGGCAAAACGGCGGCGTGCCGTTTTACTTCTCGACCCCTGTCATGTGCGACGGCACAGCGCAGAGCAACCAGGGCATGAGCTATTCGCTGCAGAGCCGCAATGCCGTCGCGCAAATGGTCGTGAACCAGCTCGAGTCGCACAGCTACCACGGCGCCTTCGTCATCCAGGGATGCGACAAGCAGCCGCTTGGGGTAGTCAGCGCAGTGGCTCATCTCGACAGGCTGCGCCAATACCGGGGGGAGGCCCCGTTTTTCGCCACCTTTGCCCCGGCCCACGTCCTGCAGGGAGGGACGATTCCCGAGGACCTGTTTGCCGAGCTGGAGCAGGTAGCCCGCAAAGCGGAAGGAGCCGGAGCGCCGGATATCGCGGACGATTTGCGTGATGCGATGGCGTACATTCTCCAGTGCTCCTCCAATACGGCGTTTCAGGGCGTGCTGGAGCGGGCAGTCGATCGGGGGATCATCACGAAAGCGGAGCATAAGGGATACGAGCAGCGGCTGGCTGTCGCCACCTGTGACGGCAAAGGGGGCGTATGCGCGTTCAACGGGACAGGAAACAGCTCCCGGCATCTCGTCGCAGGTCTCGGCCTGGTCCATCCCGCTGTCGAGCTGCTGACGGCTCCGCCTACCCAGGAGCAGGTGAACCAGGCTGTAGACAGTCTGGCTGCTTTGATCAACGAACCGGCCTTCGGCGCCGCCAATGTGATGGCAGCCAACATTCGCAATGCGATCCGCATCCACAGCGCGTCCGGCGGTTCGACCAACCTGATGATGCACATGGTTGCCGGGATGCTGTACGGAGGCTACCGCTTCAGCCTGTGGGAGCTGGATCGCATCCACCATGCCCATCCGGTGCCGGACTTGTTCGATTACAGCCTGACGCAGGGCCGCGACATTTTTGCCTTGGCGATGCAGTGCTGCAGCGGCAACAGCCGGGGGATGGAGACGCTGTTTTACGAGCTTATGCAAAACGGCGTGCCGATGGACGTAGATGCACCCACCGTCACGGGAACGACCTGGCGGGAGCGGCTGGCGGATCAGGAGCGGCTGTCCGCTGCACACGTCAAAGAAAATCCGATCATCCTGACGTCCCCGCGCCGTCCGTTTAGCGGAGTCGATGTGCTCACCGGCAACTTTTTCGAGAGCGCGGTCGTGAAGATCAGCGGGATGACGACAAAACAGCTCGATGAGTTCGACAAGAAAGCTGCTTTCGTCCTCTATTACGAAAACGAGGATGACGCCAACCGCAGCCTGCTCGATTCGAAATTGCTGGAGAAGCTGAAAGAGAGCCGCAGCTTCGCACAGGAGAACTTGCTGGCCGTCCTTCGGCACAATGCGCCCGAGCATTACGAGGACTGGTGCGATCTGGCATACGACGAGCTGTTCGAGCGCATGGCCGAGCAGGGGGCGCTGAAGATCTCGGTCGTCATCTCCGGTCAAGGGCCGGTTGCGTTCGGCATGCCGGAGATGTTCACGCCGATGCAGCACATCAACGCCAACCGCAATCTGAAACGGCTCGCCACGCTGATCAGCGACGGACGCTACTCCGGGGTGACGTACGGAGCCGCCATCGGCCACATGACGCCGGAGGCAGCGGAAGGCGGCGGCATCCTGTACCTGCAGACAGGAGATCTGCTGTACCTCGATCTGCGCGAGAGACAGATCCAATTGCTGGACGAAGCCCAGTTTCGCCAGGGCAGCCTCGCCTTTGCGTTCTCTCCTGTGCGGGAGGCACGTGCCGAATTGGCCGAGCAGCGCCTGGCTGCGATCCGCCACCGGCAGCGGCAGGTGGCGGCAGGCAACCGCATGACGGGGCATACGGATGCCGCCAACGGTGTCGTGCCGCTCAGCGTGTGGGAGGAAGCCGTGCTGGATTACCGGACAGACGCCATCTTTTGCAAGCAGACTGAGCAGGGAGGGACAGGACGATGA
- a CDS encoding sugar kinase — MDVVTFGETMVLFHPLTTGPLRFAGQFAKTIGGAESNVAIGLARLGHQASWVSRLGDDEFGLYIRNFIRGEGVDTSHVVFDPGYPTAVFFKERQQGKEPKVYYYRQGSAASRMRPDDIGEDLIAQAKFLHLTGITPALGDTCREAVYQAIDKAKRHGVTVVFDPNVRLKLWTKQEAQTVLFDIAGRCDIVLPGWDEGRLLTGEDSPENIAERLLQNGAKAAVVKLGERGAYFAAPEGREYVPGFPVQEIVDPIGAGDGFAAGFLSGLIRGWPYRDAVRLGNRIGAYALTVAGDVEGYPFWSQVMGEHEEVYR; from the coding sequence ATGGACGTCGTGACCTTTGGCGAGACGATGGTGCTGTTTCACCCGCTGACAACAGGGCCGCTGCGGTTTGCGGGGCAGTTCGCCAAGACCATCGGCGGCGCGGAATCGAATGTGGCGATCGGTCTCGCCAGACTCGGCCATCAGGCGAGCTGGGTCAGCCGCCTGGGGGACGACGAGTTCGGCCTGTACATCCGCAACTTCATTCGCGGGGAAGGGGTGGATACTTCGCACGTCGTGTTTGACCCCGGCTATCCGACGGCTGTCTTTTTCAAGGAAAGGCAGCAGGGAAAAGAGCCGAAAGTGTACTACTATCGCCAAGGTTCCGCCGCGAGCCGCATGCGGCCGGATGACATCGGCGAAGACCTGATCGCGCAGGCGAAGTTTCTGCATCTGACCGGCATCACGCCGGCGCTCGGCGACACGTGCAGGGAAGCGGTCTACCAGGCGATCGACAAAGCGAAAAGGCACGGCGTGACGGTCGTTTTCGACCCTAATGTCCGCCTGAAGCTGTGGACGAAGCAGGAGGCGCAGACCGTTCTGTTCGACATCGCGGGCCGTTGTGACATCGTTTTGCCCGGCTGGGACGAAGGGCGGCTGCTGACGGGTGAAGACAGTCCGGAGAATATCGCGGAGCGGCTGCTGCAAAACGGGGCCAAAGCAGCGGTCGTGAAGCTCGGAGAGAGAGGGGCTTACTTCGCTGCGCCGGAAGGAAGAGAATACGTGCCGGGCTTTCCCGTACAGGAGATCGTCGATCCGATCGGCGCGGGGGACGGATTTGCCGCAGGCTTCCTGTCGGGACTGATCAGAGGCTGGCCGTACCGTGACGCGGTGCGGCTGGGCAACCGCATCGGCGCCTATGCCCTGACGGTGGCGGGAGACGTAGAAGGCTATCCGTTCTGGTCGCAAGTGATGGGAGAGCACGAGGAAGTGTATCGGTAA